From one Desulfitibacter alkalitolerans DSM 16504 genomic stretch:
- a CDS encoding DUF3842 family protein, whose product MRIAVIDGQGGGIGKHLTDKIRNTLPNNVEIIGLGTNCIATSAMMKAGANEGATGENAIVQTVKNVDIIVGTVAVLAANSMLGEVTPKIAKAIGESRAKKILLPFNKSNIEIIGVANEPLPHLIEFLVKRLENIMEDDKNV is encoded by the coding sequence ATGAGAATTGCTGTGATTGATGGTCAAGGTGGTGGCATAGGCAAACATCTGACAGATAAAATTCGCAATACTTTACCAAATAATGTAGAAATAATTGGACTTGGTACAAATTGTATTGCTACCAGTGCAATGATGAAAGCAGGGGCAAATGAAGGAGCCACTGGAGAAAATGCTATAGTACAAACAGTTAAGAATGTGGATATAATAGTAGGTACTGTTGCTGTATTAGCTGCAAATTCTATGCTTGGAGAAGTAACACCAAAAATTGCGAAAGCAATAGGTGAGTCAAGGGCAAAGAAAATACTGCTTCCCTTTAACAAATCAAATATTGAGATAATAGGGGTAGCAAATGAACCCTTGCCACACCTGATAGAATTTTTAGTTAAAAGATTAGAAAACATAATGGAGGATGATAAAAATGTGTGA
- a CDS encoding CooT family nickel-binding protein, whose translation MCEANAFLLKGDKEELFFENVDKLIPQGDELILEDIFGKRRIIKAIIKEMALVDHKIVLEEI comes from the coding sequence ATGTGTGAAGCAAATGCTTTCTTATTAAAAGGAGACAAGGAAGAATTGTTTTTTGAAAATGTTGATAAATTAATACCCCAGGGAGATGAATTGATTTTAGAGGATATTTTTGGAAAGCGCAGAATAATTAAAGCCATAATTAAAGAAATGGCATTAGTAGATCATAAAATAGTACTTGAAGAAATCTAA
- the nadE gene encoding NAD(+) synthase, with translation MLNMEDVAQYLVNWIKEKVSSAGAKGGVIGISGGVDSAVVAALTKRAFPDNSFGIIMPCHSNPDDTEYGLLVVKELGLDYEKVDLTASFDTMLKALNPTEKNNLMAIANIKPRLRMTTLYYFAALKNYLVVGTGNKSELLTGYFTKYGDGGVDIEPIGNLYKCQVYQLARYLNIPEPIIQRAPTAGLWDNQTDEEEMGITYRELDKYLCSRESSDRVAEIVDRLIAKSKHKRECPAVPDKEFPVNF, from the coding sequence GTGTTGAATATGGAAGATGTTGCACAATACCTGGTTAATTGGATTAAAGAAAAAGTATCTAGTGCAGGTGCAAAAGGGGGAGTTATAGGCATCAGTGGTGGGGTAGATTCGGCTGTAGTGGCTGCCTTGACTAAAAGGGCTTTTCCTGACAACTCCTTTGGAATCATAATGCCATGCCATAGTAATCCTGATGATACCGAATATGGCCTATTAGTTGTAAAGGAGCTAGGTCTAGATTATGAAAAGGTTGATTTAACTGCAAGCTTTGACACCATGTTAAAGGCACTGAATCCTACTGAAAAAAACAATCTAATGGCCATAGCAAATATCAAACCTCGATTGCGTATGACTACTCTTTATTACTTTGCAGCTTTAAAAAACTATTTAGTAGTGGGGACGGGTAATAAAAGTGAACTCTTAACGGGCTATTTCACCAAATATGGAGATGGTGGGGTGGATATAGAACCCATTGGAAATCTGTATAAATGCCAGGTATATCAACTTGCTAGATACTTGAATATACCTGAACCTATTATCCAAAGGGCACCTACAGCTGGCTTGTGGGATAATCAGACAGATGAAGAGGAAATGGGTATAACCTATAGAGAACTTGATAAATATCTATGCTCAAGAGAAAGCTCAGACAGGGTAGCAGAGATTGTGGATAGGCTTATTGCTAAAAGTAAACACAAAAGAGAATGCCCAGCTGTACCAGACAAAGAATTTCCAGTCAATTTTTAA
- a CDS encoding YebC/PmpR family DNA-binding transcriptional regulator, translating to MAGHSKWANIKHRKAKMDAQKGKVFTKIARELMVAAKHGGSDPEGNSALKLVIQKAKEANMPNDNIQRAIQKGSGNAEGVNYEETRYEGYGPGGIAVLMRILTDNRNRTAGEIRYIFSKNGGNLGETGCVAWIFESKGLISFDMGSRDEDELMMLLIEAGADDFTIEDGIVEVVTDVESFSTVKEKLEAEKINFNVSEVTMLPQNTVTINDLETASQIIKLMDLLEDHDDVQAVYANYDISDEIMSKM from the coding sequence ATGGCTGGACATTCTAAATGGGCAAACATAAAACATCGTAAAGCAAAAATGGATGCACAGAAGGGAAAAGTATTTACTAAAATAGCCCGGGAGTTAATGGTTGCTGCTAAACACGGAGGTTCTGATCCAGAAGGCAACTCAGCCTTAAAGCTAGTAATTCAAAAGGCCAAGGAAGCAAATATGCCTAATGACAATATTCAAAGGGCCATACAAAAGGGTTCGGGAAACGCTGAAGGAGTTAACTACGAAGAAACACGTTATGAAGGTTATGGCCCTGGAGGTATAGCAGTTCTCATGAGAATCCTAACAGACAATAGGAACCGTACAGCAGGTGAAATTAGATATATTTTTTCAAAAAATGGTGGAAATTTAGGTGAAACAGGTTGTGTAGCGTGGATTTTTGAAAGTAAAGGTCTTATCTCCTTCGACATGGGTTCAAGGGATGAAGATGAATTAATGATGCTTTTAATTGAAGCAGGAGCAGATGACTTCACAATAGAAGATGGTATTGTAGAGGTTGTTACAGATGTAGAGAGCTTTTCCACCGTCAAGGAGAAGCTGGAAGCTGAAAAAATCAACTTTAATGTCTCCGAAGTAACAATGCTTCCCCAGAATACGGTAACTATAAATGATTTGGAAACAGCTTCTCAGATTATTAAGCTTATGGATTTATTAGAGGACCATGATGATGTTCAAGCAGTATATGCAAATTATGATATTTCAGACGAAATAATGAGCAAAATGTAA
- the ruvC gene encoding crossover junction endodeoxyribonuclease RuvC yields the protein MLILGVDPGTATTGYGIVEVKGNRYFSVDYGTILTEPSLEMPARLKLINDGLIKIINYYKPKHMAVEQLYFSKNTRTALSVGQARGVILLTGIQMNLHLAEYTPLQVKQAVVGYGRADKKQVQKMVATVLGSSTIPKPDDAADALAVAICHANSYKLNSVFAGEKI from the coding sequence ATGTTAATATTAGGTGTAGATCCTGGAACAGCAACTACAGGTTATGGGATTGTTGAAGTAAAGGGCAACAGATATTTTAGCGTAGATTATGGAACAATCCTCACTGAACCATCATTAGAGATGCCAGCCAGGCTAAAGCTAATTAATGATGGTTTAATCAAGATTATTAATTACTACAAGCCAAAGCACATGGCAGTTGAACAATTATATTTTAGCAAGAATACAAGAACAGCTCTGTCAGTAGGCCAGGCTAGAGGTGTAATCCTGTTAACAGGCATACAGATGAACCTTCATTTAGCAGAGTATACACCACTACAGGTAAAACAAGCTGTAGTTGGCTATGGAAGGGCTGATAAAAAACAGGTTCAAAAAATGGTTGCAACTGTATTGGGTAGCAGTACCATTCCTAAACCAGATGATGCAGCAGACGCCCTGGCAGTTGCTATTTGCCATGCAAATTCTTATAAGCTAAATTCTGTATTTGCAGGTGAAAAAATATGA
- the ruvA gene encoding Holliday junction branch migration protein RuvA: MIGHLRGTIELINTDSIIIDVQGVGYMLYMPASAIYKLQVGSTAKVFTHLHVREDVMQLYGFLDNLELELFKMLLGVNGVGPKAALSILSQCNCDEIVAGINTEMPDVFIRVSGIGKKTAQRIVLDLKDKTKNLTIPVQRQPSDNTIPVIREISAIEETINALVSLGYNPREIKDLVYTTAKENQNVSTVEELLNKVLKKLGPAGR; this comes from the coding sequence ATGATAGGGCATTTAAGGGGAACTATTGAACTTATTAATACAGACAGTATTATTATTGATGTACAGGGTGTTGGTTATATGCTGTACATGCCGGCTTCCGCTATATATAAGCTTCAGGTAGGCAGCACTGCGAAGGTTTTTACACATCTACATGTTAGAGAAGATGTGATGCAGTTATATGGATTCTTGGACAATTTAGAGTTGGAGCTCTTTAAAATGTTGCTTGGGGTAAATGGAGTTGGCCCAAAGGCAGCACTTTCAATTTTATCACAATGTAATTGTGATGAAATCGTAGCTGGAATTAATACTGAAATGCCAGATGTTTTTATCAGGGTATCAGGAATAGGTAAAAAAACTGCCCAGAGAATAGTTTTAGATTTAAAAGATAAGACAAAAAATTTAACTATTCCTGTACAAAGGCAGCCATCAGATAATACAATTCCTGTTATTAGAGAAATTTCGGCAATTGAAGAAACTATAAATGCTCTGGTATCCTTGGGGTATAATCCACGGGAAATAAAGGATTTGGTTTATACTACCGCAAAGGAAAACCAAAACGTCTCCACAGTAGAGGAATTACTAAACAAAGTTCTTAAAAAATTAGGTCCAGCTGGTAGGTGA
- the ruvB gene encoding Holliday junction branch migration DNA helicase RuvB: MESLRPLNLREYIGQEKIKKNLQVFIKAAQIRQEALDHVLLYGPPGLGKTTLANIIAAEMGVQIRITSGPAIERPGDLAAILTNLEPRDVLFIDEIHRLNRTVEEVLYPAMEDFCLDIVIGKGPSARSIRLELPRFTLIGATTRAGLLTSPLRDRFGVISRLEFYTTKELCSIIARAAGILGIEITEEGAEEIARRSRGTPRVANRLLKRVRDFAQVEAQGIITKEVAMWSTDKLEVDKLGLDHTDRKLMLTIIKKFSGGPVGLDTLAASTSEETETIEDVYEPYLLQLGFLQRTPRGRIATVAAYKYFGIEPPGRQDGQLTLDNIIEGR; the protein is encoded by the coding sequence ATGGAGAGCCTAAGGCCTCTTAATTTAAGAGAATACATTGGACAGGAAAAAATAAAAAAGAATCTTCAGGTTTTCATAAAAGCAGCTCAGATAAGACAGGAAGCTTTGGACCATGTGTTGTTATACGGCCCCCCTGGATTAGGAAAAACAACACTAGCTAACATCATTGCTGCTGAAATGGGAGTCCAAATTAGGATAACATCAGGACCTGCAATTGAAAGACCTGGTGACCTAGCAGCAATATTAACCAATTTAGAGCCAAGGGATGTATTATTTATTGATGAAATTCACAGACTTAACAGGACAGTTGAGGAAGTTCTATACCCTGCCATGGAGGATTTTTGTCTAGATATAGTTATTGGTAAAGGTCCTAGTGCCAGATCTATAAGGTTAGAACTTCCCAGATTTACTTTAATAGGTGCAACAACTAGGGCAGGCTTACTTACTTCACCTTTAAGAGACAGGTTTGGAGTAATAAGCAGACTTGAGTTTTATACCACTAAAGAGCTGTGCAGCATTATAGCTCGTGCTGCAGGTATACTTGGAATAGAAATAACTGAAGAAGGTGCTGAAGAAATAGCAAGAAGATCCAGGGGAACACCAAGGGTAGCCAACAGACTTTTAAAAAGGGTTAGAGACTTTGCCCAGGTAGAAGCACAAGGCATTATAACAAAAGAAGTGGCCATGTGGTCAACTGATAAACTAGAGGTTGACAAGCTAGGTCTTGATCATACTGATAGAAAGCTCATGCTGACCATAATTAAAAAGTTTTCAGGGGGTCCTGTAGGTCTTGACACCCTGGCTGCATCTACTAGTGAAGAAACTGAGACTATAGAGGATGTATATGAGCCATATCTATTACAGTTGGGCTTTCTGCAAAGAACACCCAGGGGAAGGATAGCTACTGTGGCCGCCTATAAATATTTTGGTATAGAGCCCCCTGGCAGGCAAGATGGTCAATTAACCTTAGATAATATTATTGAAGGGAGGTAG
- a CDS encoding DUF2905 domain-containing protein: protein MVLGIIIFLMGGLMLVAGKFPYIGRLPGDIYIKRENFTFYFPLATGIILSIVLTIVLNLIFRR, encoded by the coding sequence ATGGTATTAGGAATAATCATATTCCTAATGGGTGGGCTTATGCTGGTAGCGGGAAAATTCCCTTATATAGGTCGCCTTCCTGGAGACATATACATAAAAAGAGAAAATTTTACCTTTTATTTTCCTTTAGCAACGGGTATTATACTCAGCATTGTTTTGACAATAGTTTTGAATCTAATTTTTAGAAGATAA
- a CDS encoding SpoIID/LytB domain-containing protein, translating into MTDKIIKKIIVFLLSLCIFMATHITPMQANTLSFQGNVNIRVSLSSGISIANFRVERGSYYLIDEGTGIIVGQPTQGALWSIVKKGPVLDVEVGGQSVSIAFKGPLALIPHDQQALNLVSFSNTIYRDNIRFINENEGVRVINELDVERYLYGVVGPEMGTSADLEALKAQAVVSRSYALASMNPRNAFDITNNTTTQVYRGYSAETLPGGNKAVKAVDDTSGEVIYYGDTLVQAFYHANAGGYTASSENVWHNPLPYLKATPSPYDIFAYNYPNQSGGWPANTYKWEKTVSLAEAQQMIEKYYQNSNSVIIGSLLNLSTRQLDHTTKGSTLCGRVTEVEVYGSAGTGTVTKDQIRNIFGLRSTKFEIKIDSAVHVKNGTNAIVQMNSADGLKVIGRDGAISDINGSKPDYAVKGKASTRQISKNFSKITFDGYGHGHGVGMSQWGARGMAANGYNYREIIEHYYNPGKYDGKLRILNYYARGK; encoded by the coding sequence ATGACAGATAAAATTATTAAAAAGATCATTGTTTTTTTATTGTCTCTTTGCATCTTCATGGCCACTCATATCACACCAATGCAAGCAAACACATTATCATTCCAGGGAAATGTTAATATTAGAGTTTCTTTGTCTTCTGGAATTAGTATAGCCAACTTTAGAGTGGAAAGGGGTTCATATTACTTAATAGATGAAGGCACAGGTATAATAGTAGGCCAACCAACTCAAGGAGCGTTATGGAGCATAGTAAAAAAAGGCCCTGTCCTGGATGTAGAGGTTGGTGGGCAGTCAGTCAGTATTGCTTTCAAAGGTCCTCTAGCATTAATTCCCCATGACCAACAAGCCTTAAATCTTGTGAGCTTTTCTAATACAATATATCGTGACAATATAAGATTTATAAATGAAAATGAAGGTGTCCGGGTGATAAATGAATTGGATGTTGAAAGGTACCTTTATGGAGTAGTTGGTCCTGAAATGGGGACAAGTGCTGACCTAGAGGCATTAAAAGCTCAAGCAGTGGTATCAAGATCATATGCCCTGGCCTCTATGAATCCTAGGAATGCTTTTGATATTACTAATAATACTACTACTCAGGTATATAGAGGTTATAGTGCTGAGACATTACCAGGGGGGAATAAAGCAGTAAAGGCCGTTGATGATACATCAGGAGAAGTGATTTACTATGGAGACACCCTGGTACAGGCCTTTTATCATGCAAATGCCGGTGGTTATACTGCCAGCTCAGAAAATGTATGGCACAATCCTTTGCCATATTTAAAAGCCACTCCTTCACCCTATGATATCTTTGCTTATAATTATCCAAATCAGTCTGGAGGTTGGCCTGCTAATACATATAAATGGGAAAAAACAGTATCCCTGGCAGAAGCACAACAGATGATTGAAAAGTATTACCAAAATTCAAACAGCGTTATTATTGGTAGTTTATTAAATTTATCTACCAGACAATTGGACCATACTACTAAAGGGAGTACTCTTTGCGGTAGAGTAACAGAAGTAGAAGTTTACGGCTCTGCAGGAACAGGAACCGTTACTAAGGATCAAATCAGGAATATTTTTGGTTTAAGGAGCACAAAATTTGAAATCAAGATAGATTCTGCAGTACATGTTAAGAATGGAACTAATGCAATTGTACAAATGAACTCTGCTGATGGACTAAAGGTAATTGGCCGAGATGGAGCTATATCTGATATAAATGGTAGCAAGCCTGATTATGCTGTTAAAGGTAAGGCATCCACAAGACAAATATCAAAGAATTTTTCAAAAATAACCTTTGATGGTTATGGACATGGCCATGGTGTAGGAATGAGTCAATGGGGAGCCAGGGGTATGGCAGCAAATGGGTATAATTACAGAGAGATTATTGAACACTATTATAATCCAGGAAAATATGATGGCAAATTAAGAATATTAAATTACTATGCAAGGGGAAAATGA
- the queA gene encoding tRNA preQ1(34) S-adenosylmethionine ribosyltransferase-isomerase QueA, which produces MKVSEFDFHLPEELIAQEPITPRDMSRLIVLHKRERCIEHKRFYQITEFLQEGDLLVLNQTKVLPARLLGFKDTGANIELVLLKRIKGDYWECLVKPGKKLKPGTRVCFGDGELQGEILDYTDSGGRIVQFIYQGIFEEVLDRLGEMPLPPYIQKELKDKSRYQTVYAREQGSAAAPTAGLHFTEELFEQIKNKGVQTAFLTLHVGLGTFRPVKSENVEEHKMHSEYYSINEETAHLINQAKDKGKRVVAVGTTSIRTLETVGDKNGRIQESSGWTDIFIYPGYSFKVVDAIITNFHLPKSSLIMLVSAFAGTDFVKEAYRVAIEEKYRFYSFGDAMLII; this is translated from the coding sequence ATGAAGGTCTCAGAATTTGATTTTCATCTTCCCGAAGAATTGATTGCACAGGAACCCATTACACCAAGGGATATGTCAAGATTAATCGTTCTTCATAAACGGGAGAGGTGTATTGAGCATAAAAGGTTTTATCAAATAACAGAGTTTCTGCAGGAAGGTGATCTTTTAGTTTTAAACCAAACAAAAGTATTGCCAGCAAGATTATTAGGCTTCAAGGATACTGGAGCAAATATAGAACTGGTCCTATTAAAAAGAATTAAAGGAGACTATTGGGAGTGTTTGGTGAAACCGGGGAAAAAGCTTAAACCAGGTACAAGGGTTTGTTTTGGAGATGGTGAGCTTCAAGGAGAGATATTAGACTATACAGATAGCGGTGGAAGAATTGTGCAATTTATTTATCAGGGAATATTTGAAGAGGTTTTGGATAGGCTTGGTGAAATGCCATTACCTCCTTACATACAAAAGGAGCTTAAGGACAAAAGTCGTTATCAGACTGTGTATGCCAGGGAACAGGGTTCAGCAGCAGCACCAACAGCTGGACTTCATTTTACTGAAGAACTATTTGAACAAATTAAAAACAAGGGTGTTCAAACGGCTTTTTTGACTCTTCATGTTGGTTTGGGAACCTTCAGGCCGGTGAAAAGTGAAAATGTTGAAGAACATAAAATGCATTCCGAGTACTATTCCATAAATGAAGAAACTGCTCATTTGATTAATCAAGCCAAGGATAAAGGTAAGCGGGTGGTTGCTGTTGGAACAACAAGTATACGTACACTAGAAACAGTTGGAGATAAAAATGGAAGGATACAGGAATCATCTGGGTGGACTGATATATTCATCTATCCGGGATATAGTTTTAAAGTGGTTGATGCTATTATTACTAATTTTCATCTTCCTAAAAGCTCGTTGATTATGCTGGTTTCTGCCTTTGCGGGAACTGATTTTGTTAAGGAAGCATATAGGGTTGCTATTGAGGAAAAATATCGTTTCTACAGCTTTGGAGATGCAATGTTGATTATCTAA
- the tgt gene encoding tRNA guanosine(34) transglycosylase Tgt, whose amino-acid sequence MTVSFELLYESQETKARLGRFTTAHGEVETPVFMPVGTQATVKTVTPHELKEIGAEIILSNTYHLYLRPGHKVIEEAGGLHRFMSWDKPILTDSGGFQVFSLADLRDIKEEGVTFRSHIDGSKHFFTPERAMEVQMSLGSDIAMAFDICAPYPCSYEHALEASDRTTRWAKRCKDFHDHPYQAVFGIIQGSMFPDLRKKSVSEITAFDFPGYGIGGLSVGEPKDIMYEMLDHTLDELPKNKPRYVMGVGSPDCLLEGVKRGVDMFDCVLPTRIARNGTVMTSIGKVVVRNANYAKDWEKLDPNCNCYTCSNYSRAYIRHLLKANETLGIRLTTIHNLSFLIDLMKEVRVAIKEERLENFIKDFYQTYEEKANTGI is encoded by the coding sequence ATGACTGTATCTTTTGAATTATTATATGAATCACAGGAAACAAAGGCTAGATTGGGGAGGTTTACAACTGCCCATGGGGAGGTAGAAACACCAGTTTTTATGCCTGTAGGTACTCAAGCTACAGTAAAGACTGTAACTCCTCACGAACTAAAGGAAATTGGAGCGGAAATAATCTTGAGTAATACTTATCATCTTTATCTAAGACCTGGTCATAAGGTCATAGAGGAAGCGGGTGGTCTCCATAGGTTTATGTCCTGGGATAAACCTATCCTTACAGATAGTGGAGGTTTTCAGGTTTTTAGTTTGGCAGACTTACGAGACATTAAAGAGGAGGGAGTTACCTTCCGCTCCCATATTGATGGTTCAAAGCACTTTTTCACCCCAGAAAGGGCCATGGAGGTCCAGATGAGTTTAGGATCAGATATAGCCATGGCTTTTGATATTTGTGCTCCCTATCCATGCAGCTACGAGCATGCCCTTGAGGCCTCTGATAGAACTACCAGATGGGCAAAAAGGTGTAAAGATTTTCATGACCATCCATATCAGGCGGTATTTGGTATTATCCAGGGTTCAATGTTTCCAGATTTAAGAAAGAAAAGTGTAAGCGAGATTACAGCTTTTGATTTTCCGGGATATGGAATTGGAGGATTAAGTGTTGGTGAACCTAAGGATATAATGTATGAGATGCTTGATCATACATTAGATGAGTTGCCAAAAAACAAGCCGAGATACGTAATGGGGGTTGGTTCACCAGATTGCCTGTTAGAGGGTGTTAAGCGTGGTGTGGATATGTTTGATTGTGTACTGCCTACTAGAATAGCAAGAAACGGAACAGTTATGACCAGTATAGGAAAGGTAGTAGTGAGAAATGCTAATTATGCCAAGGATTGGGAAAAGCTTGACCCCAATTGTAATTGCTACACTTGTTCTAATTACAGCAGGGCATATATACGGCATCTTCTTAAGGCAAATGAAACCCTGGGTATTAGATTAACCACTATTCATAATCTAAGCTTTTTGATAGACCTTATGAAAGAAGTACGTGTGGCAATTAAAGAAGAGAGGCTTGAGAATTTTATTAAAGATTTCTACCAAACCTATGAGGAAAAAGCAAACACAGGCATTTAA
- the yajC gene encoding preprotein translocase subunit YajC codes for MEGAGAFIYIAIFFAILYFLMIRPQQKQQKKRKQMLEELKVDDAIVTIGGIHGRITKMREDYITVRIADKIEVDFDKTAVGYVKGKE; via the coding sequence ATGGAAGGTGCTGGAGCTTTTATTTATATTGCAATCTTTTTTGCAATTCTCTATTTCCTTATGATTCGTCCTCAACAAAAACAACAGAAAAAGAGAAAACAAATGCTGGAGGAGCTCAAGGTAGATGATGCCATTGTAACAATTGGCGGCATCCATGGCAGGATCACTAAAATGAGAGAAGATTACATAACTGTAAGAATAGCTGACAAAATCGAGGTTGATTTTGACAAAACAGCAGTAGGTTATGTTAAAGGAAAAGAATAA
- a CDS encoding type II toxin-antitoxin system PemK/MazF family toxin, with amino-acid sequence MKADLTKVSIRRGDIYLVNLGCDSKGRTISRPVLVIQNDIGNRFCSTVIVVPLIPETLKKKLLFSISIKANSVTGLMKDHVAVFSQIRTVDKSWFTNDCYLGRLNDEDREQMDKAIELSLGLSTLQKLQNRKEVYVNQKKLV; translated from the coding sequence ATGAAGGCAGATTTAACAAAGGTTTCCATAAGAAGAGGAGATATCTATTTAGTTAACCTGGGATGTGACAGTAAAGGAAGAACGATTAGCAGACCTGTTCTTGTAATACAAAATGATATAGGAAATAGGTTTTGTTCAACGGTAATCGTAGTTCCCTTAATACCAGAGACACTGAAAAAAAAATTGCTATTTTCAATTTCCATAAAGGCCAATTCAGTCACAGGTTTAATGAAGGATCATGTGGCAGTTTTTTCACAAATTAGGACAGTGGATAAGAGCTGGTTTACAAACGATTGTTATTTGGGAAGATTAAATGATGAAGATAGAGAGCAGATGGATAAGGCAATAGAGCTGAGCTTGGGATTAAGCACTTTACAAAAACTTCAAAATAGAAAAGAAGTATATGTTAACCAAAAAAAATTGGTATAA
- a CDS encoding HD domain-containing protein has translation MITLKDLKDNKEVSTYIKKANEHLKAMGYTEHGFRHVNLVATLAGKILEQLNYPKRDQELASMAGYLHDIGNVISRHDHGQSGALLSYYILDKLGMEPEEIALIISAIGNHEEQYGHAVNHIAASLILADKSDVHRSRVRNKDISTFDIHDRVNYGAEHSSLVINSEEKTITMVVNIDLTITTVMEYFEIFLTRMVMCRRAADFLRCNFGLIINDSRLL, from the coding sequence TTGATAACTCTAAAGGATTTAAAGGATAACAAAGAAGTGAGCACCTATATAAAAAAAGCAAATGAGCATCTTAAGGCCATGGGCTATACAGAGCATGGATTTAGGCATGTTAACCTTGTAGCAACACTGGCTGGAAAAATTCTTGAACAGCTAAACTATCCAAAGCGTGACCAGGAGCTTGCGTCCATGGCAGGCTATCTTCATGATATAGGTAATGTAATAAGTCGTCATGATCATGGTCAATCTGGGGCCCTATTGTCCTATTATATTCTAGACAAACTTGGTATGGAACCTGAGGAAATAGCATTAATAATATCTGCAATTGGAAATCATGAAGAACAGTATGGCCATGCTGTAAATCATATTGCTGCCAGTCTAATATTAGCAGACAAGTCAGATGTTCATAGATCAAGGGTTAGAAATAAGGACATATCAACATTTGACATCCATGACAGGGTTAACTACGGAGCTGAGCATTCATCCCTGGTAATTAATAGTGAGGAAAAGACTATAACCATGGTAGTAAACATCGACCTGACAATTACTACAGTTATGGAGTACTTTGAAATTTTTCTTACAAGAATGGTAATGTGTAGAAGAGCAGCGGATTTCTTAAGATGTAATTTTGGTTTAATTATTAATGATTCGAGACTGCTATAA